In Methanobrevibacter oralis, one DNA window encodes the following:
- a CDS encoding HisA/HisF family protein — protein MINKVPVLDLKNGQAVSGKSGQRESYTSLNTIYAHSSNPIEIASGLKLNGALEIYVADLDLIDSKGHNINEIKMINTILPVILDAGVKNIDSFEFFLDYAYKIIVPTETIESIDEIYKIFEKYPKDRIVISVDVKNNELFSKNLNISIEDFKDILLELDPSEVILLDISSVGSEKGYNKELLDKFGGLKDKLIIAGGLNKDSLEELEELGIKKVLIGTSLHSGEVSLR, from the coding sequence ATGATTAATAAAGTACCAGTATTAGATTTAAAAAATGGTCAAGCTGTAAGTGGTAAATCTGGTCAAAGGGAAAGTTACACTTCATTAAATACTATTTATGCCCATTCTTCCAATCCTATTGAAATAGCTAGTGGACTTAAATTAAATGGAGCTTTAGAAATATATGTTGCAGATTTAGATTTAATAGATTCAAAAGGTCATAATATAAATGAAATTAAAATGATTAACACAATTTTACCAGTTATATTAGATGCTGGTGTTAAAAATATTGATTCATTTGAATTTTTCCTTGATTATGCTTATAAAATAATTGTTCCAACTGAAACTATCGAAAGCATTGATGAGATATATAAAATATTTGAAAAATATCCTAAAGATAGAATTGTAATTAGTGTTGATGTTAAAAACAATGAATTATTCTCTAAAAACCTTAACATTTCTATTGAAGATTTTAAAGATATATTATTAGAATTAGATCCATCTGAAGTTATTTTATTAGATATTTCTAGTGTTGGTAGTGAGAAGGGATATAATAAAGAATTATTAGATAAATTTGGAGGTTTAAAAGACAAATTAATAATAGCTGGTGGATTGAATAAAGATTCATTAGAAGAACTTGAAGAATTAGGAATAAAAAAAGTATTGATAGGTACTAGTTTACATTCTGGTGAAGTAAGTCTTAGATGA